A portion of the Eulemur rufifrons isolate Redbay chromosome 30, OSU_ERuf_1, whole genome shotgun sequence genome contains these proteins:
- the LOC138379138 gene encoding protein FAM236D-like, protein MIFTPFLPPADLAIYSTLQIVKGPLKDSAECAVLSDTTENPSGGTGSPREPALLRESWRSRFQRALACFTRSFR, encoded by the exons ATGATCTTCACTCCCTTCCTTCCACCTGCTGACCTG GCTATTTACTCTACTTTGCAGATTGTGAAAGGGCCACTAAAGGACTCTGCGGAATGTGCTGTTTTGTCTGACACCACGGAGAACCCATCCGGAGGCACAGGCTCGCCCAGGGAGCCTGCTCTTCTGCGAGAGTCTTGGAGGAGCCGGTTCCAGAGAGCCCTGGCATGTTTCACCAGGTCCTTCAGGTGA